The following are encoded in a window of Mycobacterium decipiens genomic DNA:
- a CDS encoding FAD-containing oxidoreductase, whose amino-acid sequence MTRGFAAAQAFDAIIVGAGQAGPPLAGRLTAAGQRVAMVERKLVGGTCVNTGCIPTKTLVASAHAAQLARRGAEYGVGTGPISVDMAKVKARKDDIMLKDRRGVEAWLDGMNGCTIFRGHARFEDPHTLKVGDNVLRADRVFLNVGGRAVIPEIPGLSEVDFLTNVSILELDMLPDHLVIVGGGYIALEFAQMYRRFGARVTVVERGPRLASREDEDVSATIREILEAEGIDVVVGADDMRITNRDKGFELRTRAGATPIPGSHLLLAVGRRPNTDDLSLEAAGVQTDARGYIVVDDQCKTNVDHIWAMGDCNGKGAFTHTSYNDYEIVAANLLDGDPRRVSDRIITYALYIDPPLGRAGMTANQVRASGRKALVGKRPMTRVGRAVEKGETQGFMKVVVDADTNEILGAAILGVGGDEAIHAILDVMSAKAPYTTLSRTMHIHPTVSELVPTMLQELSPLD is encoded by the coding sequence GTGACGCGGGGTTTCGCTGCGGCACAAGCCTTCGACGCAATCATTGTTGGTGCCGGCCAGGCCGGGCCGCCGCTGGCTGGCCGGCTTACCGCGGCGGGGCAGCGGGTCGCGATGGTGGAGCGCAAACTGGTCGGCGGCACCTGCGTCAATACCGGATGTATCCCGACCAAGACGCTGGTGGCAAGCGCGCACGCCGCCCAATTGGCCCGCCGCGGCGCGGAATACGGGGTCGGGACCGGACCGATCAGCGTGGACATGGCGAAAGTCAAGGCGCGCAAAGACGACATCATGCTCAAGGACCGCAGGGGTGTCGAGGCCTGGTTGGACGGTATGAACGGCTGCACAATCTTTCGCGGGCATGCCCGTTTCGAGGATCCACACACCCTAAAAGTCGGTGATAACGTCCTGCGGGCTGACCGGGTTTTTCTCAACGTCGGTGGCCGAGCGGTAATACCGGAAATCCCGGGGCTCTCCGAGGTCGACTTCCTCACCAACGTGTCCATCCTCGAACTCGACATGCTGCCCGATCATCTCGTCATCGTCGGTGGCGGCTACATCGCGCTGGAGTTCGCGCAGATGTATCGTCGCTTCGGGGCGCGGGTGACCGTTGTGGAGCGGGGCCCGCGGCTGGCATCCCGTGAAGACGAAGATGTTTCGGCCACCATCAGAGAGATATTGGAGGCCGAAGGGATTGATGTCGTCGTTGGCGCCGACGATATGCGGATCACCAATCGCGACAAGGGTTTCGAGTTGAGGACCCGTGCCGGCGCCACCCCGATTCCGGGGAGTCACCTGCTGCTGGCGGTGGGGCGGCGGCCCAACACCGACGACCTAAGCCTGGAGGCGGCCGGTGTGCAGACCGACGCCCGTGGGTACATCGTCGTGGACGATCAATGTAAGACGAACGTCGACCACATTTGGGCGATGGGGGACTGCAATGGCAAGGGCGCTTTCACCCACACTTCGTATAACGATTACGAGATCGTCGCCGCCAACCTGCTCGACGGTGATCCGCGTCGGGTCAGCGACCGGATCATCACCTATGCCCTCTACATCGACCCGCCGCTGGGGCGCGCCGGAATGACTGCCAACCAGGTTCGCGCATCGGGTCGCAAGGCACTGGTCGGCAAGCGGCCGATGACCAGGGTCGGCCGAGCCGTGGAAAAGGGTGAGACGCAAGGCTTTATGAAGGTGGTGGTCGACGCCGACACCAACGAGATCCTGGGAGCGGCCATCCTTGGCGTCGGCGGTGATGAGGCCATTCACGCCATCCTGGACGTCATGTCAGCCAAAGCGCCTTACACCACGCTGTCGCGCACGATGCATATCCACCCCACGGTTAGCGAGCTCGTTCCGACGATGCTGCAAGAGCTGTCGCCATTGGACTAG
- a CDS encoding glycine zipper 2TM domain-containing protein, producing the protein MTHILVLLLALLIGVVAGLRSLTAPAVVSWAAFLSWINLHGTWASWVGNFVTVAILSVLAVAELVNDKLPKTPPRTAAPVFAVRIILGAFAGAAIGTAWGYRWGGLGAGVIGAVLGTMGGYKARTALVAARGGQDLPIALLEDSIAVLGGFAIVAAAAAL; encoded by the coding sequence GTGACGCATATCCTTGTCCTACTGCTGGCTTTGCTCATCGGTGTCGTCGCCGGGTTGCGTTCCCTGACGGCTCCCGCCGTGGTTTCCTGGGCCGCCTTTCTCAGCTGGATCAACCTGCATGGAACCTGGGCATCCTGGGTGGGCAATTTCGTGACGGTGGCGATTCTCAGCGTTCTTGCGGTCGCCGAACTCGTCAACGACAAGCTTCCCAAGACGCCACCGCGCACCGCGGCGCCGGTGTTCGCCGTGCGGATCATCCTGGGCGCGTTCGCCGGCGCGGCGATCGGCACCGCGTGGGGGTACCGGTGGGGCGGACTCGGCGCCGGCGTTATCGGTGCTGTGCTTGGCACCATGGGCGGTTACAAGGCGCGTACCGCGCTGGTGGCTGCCCGCGGCGGCCAGGACCTGCCGATCGCGCTGTTGGAGGATTCGATCGCGGTCCTGGGTGGCTTCGCCATCGTCGCGGCGGCCGCGGCTCTGTGA
- the hisG gene encoding ATP phosphoribosyltransferase, whose amino-acid sequence MLRVAVPNKGALSEPAAEILAEAGYRRRTDSKDLTVVDPANNVEFFFLRPKDIAIYVGSGELNFGITGRDLVRDSGAPVRERLALGFGSSSFRYAAPAGRDWTTADLAGKRIATAYPNLVRKDLAAKGIEATVIRLDGAVEISVQLGVADAIADVVGSGRTLGLHDLVAFGEPLCDSEAVLIERDGADDHDRSPEQSQATTARDQLVARVQGVVFGQQYLMLDYDCPRSALDKATSITPGLESPTIAPLADPNWVAIRALVPRRDVNGIMDELATIGAKAILASDIRFCRF is encoded by the coding sequence ATGTTGCGGGTGGCGGTTCCCAACAAAGGTGCGCTGAGCGAGCCGGCGGCCGAGATCCTCGCGGAGGCCGGCTATCGGCGTCGCACCGATTCCAAGGACCTGACGGTCGTCGATCCCGCCAACAATGTCGAGTTCTTCTTCTTGCGGCCCAAAGATATTGCCATATATGTCGGTTCGGGAGAGCTCAACTTCGGGATCACCGGACGCGACCTGGTACGTGATTCCGGTGCGCCGGTCCGGGAACGCCTGGCCCTGGGCTTCGGATCGTCCAGCTTCCGGTATGCCGCTCCCGCCGGCCGGGACTGGACGACGGCTGACCTGGCCGGCAAGAGGATTGCCACCGCCTATCCGAATCTGGTTCGAAAAGATCTGGCCGCCAAGGGCATCGAAGCAACGGTCATCAGACTCGACGGCGCCGTGGAGATCTCGGTGCAACTTGGCGTGGCCGACGCGATCGCCGACGTGGTGGGGTCCGGTCGCACCCTGGGCCTGCATGATCTGGTGGCCTTTGGTGAGCCGCTGTGCGATTCGGAGGCGGTACTCATCGAGCGGGACGGTGCCGACGACCATGACCGCAGCCCCGAACAAAGCCAAGCCACGACCGCGCGCGATCAACTGGTCGCTCGGGTGCAGGGCGTGGTGTTCGGCCAGCAGTATCTGATGCTCGATTACGACTGCCCGCGCTCGGCACTGGACAAGGCCACGTCGATCACACCGGGGCTGGAGTCGCCGACCATCGCCCCACTCGCCGACCCGAACTGGGTCGCGATCCGTGCGCTGGTGCCGCGCCGGGACGTCAACGGCATCATGGACGAGCTGGCCACCATCGGGGCCAAGGCGATTCTGGCTTCGGACATCAGGTTCTGCCGATTCTGA
- a CDS encoding phosphoribosyl-ATP diphosphatase — protein sequence MTQSLAVKTFEDLFAELGERARTRPAGSATVAALDAGIHALGKKILEEAGEVWLAAEHEPDEALAEEISQLLYWTQVLMISRGLSLDDIYRKL from the coding sequence GTGACACAATCGCTGGCCGTGAAGACCTTCGAGGATCTGTTCGCCGAACTCGGCGAGCGTGCTCGCACCCGGCCGGCCGGCAGCGCCACGGTGGCTGCATTGGACGCTGGCATACACGCTCTGGGCAAGAAGATTCTGGAGGAGGCCGGCGAGGTGTGGCTGGCCGCCGAGCACGAACCCGATGAAGCACTGGCCGAGGAGATCAGCCAGTTGCTGTACTGGACGCAGGTGTTGATGATCTCCCGTGGACTGTCCCTCGACGACATTTATCGGAAACTGTGA
- a CDS encoding PPE family protein has product MIIPIWFALPPEVPSAWLSTGVGPGPLLAAAGAWRALAAQYTEIATELASVLAAVQASSWDGPSADQFVAAHQRFLLWLTQAAAAATAAATAHEAAAAGYTSALGAMPTFAELVANHAVHAALVATNFFGVNTIPIAHNEADYLRMWIQAATAMSVYQAVAQESVAATPTTPPAPKIVTSAATSAASGGFPDPTKLILQLLKDCLDLLRYLAVELLPGPLGNLIAQVLDWFISFVSGPVFTFLAYLVLDPMIYFGPFLPVASPVLLPAGLTGLAGLTGLAGLGAVSEPALPAVAGVHSDGPGQQNWPAATGVTGAGASPTAPAPAPAPAPTASAASGAPSTPGSGAAQDLYAVGGPDGEGFTPTAKTTARTGVTADAAAPPAKLPGDQVEASSGRTAKLQRRFRQHRFEFPADDGRMTMSEGPATGPAAASDRGLKALGLAGTIPKSAAGQAKGLTHQGAGEFAAVSQEPMLPHTWNGPA; this is encoded by the coding sequence GTGATCATCCCAATATGGTTCGCACTTCCACCAGAGGTGCCTTCAGCATGGCTGTCCACGGGTGTTGGTCCCGGTCCGCTGCTGGCCGCGGCCGGCGCGTGGCGCGCACTGGCCGCGCAATACACCGAAATTGCAACAGAACTCGCGAGTGTGCTCGCTGCGGTGCAGGCAAGCTCGTGGGACGGGCCGAGCGCCGACCAGTTCGTCGCCGCACATCAACGGTTCCTCCTTTGGCTAACCCAAGCGGCAGCGGCGGCCACCGCCGCGGCCACCGCCCACGAAGCGGCTGCCGCCGGGTACACGTCCGCGTTGGGGGCCATGCCTACGTTCGCCGAGTTGGTGGCCAACCACGCCGTGCACGCAGCCCTGGTGGCCACCAACTTCTTCGGCGTCAACACCATCCCCATCGCCCACAACGAGGCCGACTACCTCCGCATGTGGATCCAGGCCGCCACCGCCATGAGCGTCTACCAAGCCGTAGCGCAAGAAAGCGTGGCGGCAACCCCGACCACACCGCCCGCACCGAAAATAGTGACCAGTGCGGCCACCTCGGCGGCCAGCGGCGGCTTCCCCGACCCGACCAAATTGATCCTGCAGCTACTCAAGGATTGCCTGGACCTGCTTCGCTACCTTGCTGTTGAGCTGCTGCCGGGACCACTCGGCAACCTCATCGCCCAGGTATTGGACTGGTTCATCTCGTTCGTGTCCGGCCCGGTCTTCACGTTTCTCGCCTACCTGGTGCTGGACCCGATGATCTACTTCGGGCCGTTTCTTCCGGTGGCGAGTCCTGTCCTGTTGCCCGCCGGGCTGACCGGGCTGGCCGGGCTGACCGGGCTTGCCGGGCTCGGTGCGGTATCAGAACCGGCACTACCAGCGGTGGCAGGTGTGCACTCCGATGGACCCGGCCAGCAAAACTGGCCCGCAGCCACCGGAGTCACCGGGGCGGGCGCCAGCCCGACTGCCCCCGCCCCCGCTCCCGCTCCCGCTCCGACCGCGTCCGCGGCATCCGGGGCACCCTCGACTCCCGGATCCGGGGCCGCCCAAGACCTTTACGCGGTCGGCGGTCCCGACGGGGAAGGGTTCACCCCGACCGCCAAGACAACAGCACGCACGGGTGTCACCGCGGATGCCGCCGCACCCCCGGCCAAACTGCCCGGCGACCAAGTCGAGGCCAGCAGCGGGAGAACAGCGAAACTACAGCGACGCTTCCGGCAGCACCGCTTCGAGTTCCCGGCAGACGACGGGCGCATGACCATGTCCGAGGGACCGGCGACCGGACCGGCCGCAGCCAGCGATCGTGGGTTAAAGGCCCTCGGGTTGGCCGGAACCATCCCGAAATCGGCTGCCGGACAAGCAAAAGGACTCACTCACCAGGGCGCGGGTGAATTCGCCGCCGTTTCGCAGGAGCCGATGCTGCCGCACACCTGGAACGGGCCAGCCTAG
- a CDS encoding PAC2 family protein, with the protein MTAQDGSEALPELHNTVVVAAFKGWNDAGDAASDAVGHLAAIWKALPIVEIDDEAYYDYQVNRPLIRQVDGVTRELEWPAMRISHCRPPGSDRDVVLLDGVEPNMRWRAFCAELLAIIDKLNVDNVVILGALLADTPHTRPVPVSGAAYSPESARSFGLQETRYEGPTGIAGVFQYACVAAGIPAVTFWAAVPHYVSHPPNPKATVALLRRVEDVLDVEVPLADLPALAEAWEREITEMTADDEELADYVQSLEQHGDAEVDVNDTLGKIDGDALAAEFERYLRRRRPGFGR; encoded by the coding sequence ATGACCGCGCAGGATGGCAGTGAAGCGCTGCCCGAACTGCACAACACCGTGGTCGTAGCGGCGTTTAAGGGCTGGAACGATGCCGGCGACGCAGCCAGCGATGCGGTGGGCCACCTGGCTGCCATCTGGAAGGCGCTTCCGATCGTCGAGATCGACGATGAGGCCTACTACGACTACCAGGTGAATCGCCCGCTCATCCGCCAAGTCGACGGGGTCACCCGGGAGCTGGAATGGCCGGCGATGCGGATCTCACACTGCCGCCCACCCGGAAGCGACCGCGATGTCGTGTTGCTGGACGGGGTGGAGCCGAACATGCGCTGGCGCGCATTTTGCGCCGAGCTGCTGGCGATCATCGACAAGCTCAACGTCGACAACGTCGTGATCCTTGGGGCGCTGCTCGCCGACACACCTCATACCCGGCCGGTGCCCGTCTCGGGTGCGGCCTACTCCCCCGAATCCGCGCGGTCATTCGGTCTGCAGGAAACGCGCTACGAGGGCCCGACCGGCATCGCCGGGGTGTTCCAATATGCATGCGTGGCGGCCGGTATCCCGGCGGTGACGTTCTGGGCGGCAGTACCGCACTATGTGTCGCACCCACCGAACCCCAAGGCGACGGTGGCGTTGCTGCGCCGCGTCGAGGACGTGCTCGACGTTGAGGTGCCGTTGGCCGATCTGCCAGCGCTGGCCGAGGCGTGGGAGCGCGAGATCACCGAGATGACCGCCGACGACGAAGAACTGGCCGATTACGTGCAGTCGCTGGAGCAGCACGGCGACGCCGAGGTCGATGTGAATGACACTCTGGGCAAGATCGACGGCGACGCTCTGGCCGCCGAATTCGAGCGTTATCTTCGTCGCCGCCGCCCCGGGTTCGGACGCTAG